Proteins encoded by one window of Pecten maximus chromosome 15, xPecMax1.1, whole genome shotgun sequence:
- the LOC117343390 gene encoding uncharacterized protein LOC117343390 — MYNIQLFIRLISDIKEIIQLFIRLISDIKEILQLFIRLVSDIKEILQLCIRLVSDIKEIIQLFIRLISDIKEIIQLFIRLEIIQLFIRLVSDIKEIIQLFIRLVSDIKEIIQLFIRLVSDIKEIIQLFIRLVSDIKEIIQLFIRLVSDIKENLQLFIRLVSDIKENLQLFIRLVSDIKETIQLFIRLISDIKEIIQLFIRLVSDIKETIQLCIRLVSDIKETIQLCIRLVSDIKEIIQLFIRLEILQLFIRLVSDIKEIIQLFIRLVSDIKEIIQLFIRLVSDIKEILQLFIRLVSDIKETIQLCIRLVGDIKETIQLCIRLVGDIKEILQLFIRLVSDIKETIQLCIRLVSDIKETIQLCIRLVSDSKETIQLCIRLVSDIKEIIQLCIRLISDIKEIIQLCIRLISDIKEIIQLCIRLISDIKEIIQLFIRLVSDIKETIQLCIRLVNDIKEIIQLCIRLISDIKEIIQLCIRLISDIKEIIQLCIRLVSDIKETIQLCIRLLPKDRIQYRSKGALNSKRGVQPKRGVQPKRGVQLKRGAQLKKGRSTQKGRSTQKGAFNSKRGVQPKRGVQPKRGAQLKKGRSTQKGAFNPKGAFNPKGAFNSKGALNSKGAFNPKGAFNPKGAFNSKGALNSKRAFNCKGALNSKGALNSKGALNSKGALNRKDMTISQCSTASLTEKHSWNGQIKKQMRKLVFFPLGSG, encoded by the exons ATGtacaacatacagctgtttataagACTCATCAGTGACATTAAGGagatcatacagctgtttataagACTCATCAGTGACATTAAGGAGATCCTACAGCTGTTtataagactcgtcagtgacattAAGGAGATCCTACAGCTGTGtataagactcgtcagtgatattaaggagatcatacagctgtttataagACTCATCAGTGACATTAAGGagatcatacagctgtttataagACTA gagatcatacagctgtttataagACTAGTCAGTGACATTAAGGagatcatacagctgtttataagACTAGTCAGTGACATTAAGGagatcatacagctgtttataagACTAGTCAGTGACATTAAGGagatcatacagctgtttataagACTAGTCAGTGACATTAAGGagatcatacagctgtttataagactcgtcagtgacattAAGGAGAACCTACAGCTGTTTATAAGACTAGTCAGTGACATTAAGGAGAACCTACAGCTGTTTATAAGACTAGTCAGTGATATTAAGGagaccatacagctgtttataagACTCATCAGTGACATTAAGGagatcatacagctgtttataagactcgtcagtgatattaagGAGACCATACAGCTGTGTATAAGACTAGTCAGTGACATTAAGGAGACCATACAGCTGTGTATAAGACTAGTCAGTGACATTAAGGagatcatacagctgtttataagACTA GAGATCCTACAGCTGTTtataagactcgtcagtgacattAAGGagatcatacagctgtttataagACTAGTCAGTGACATTAAGGagatcatacagctgtttataagactcgtcagtgacattAAGGAGATCCTACAGCTGTTTATAAGACTAGTCAGTGATATTAAGGAGACCATACAGCTGTGTATAAGACTAGTCGGTGATATTAAGGAGACCATACAGCTGTGTATAAGACTAGTCGGTGATATTAAGGAGATCCTACAGCTGTTTATAAGACTAGTCAGTGATATTAAGGAGACCATACAGCTGTGtataagactcgtcagtgatattaagGAGACCATACAGCTGTGTATAAGACTAGTCAGTGATAGTAAGGAGACCATACAGCTGTGtataagactcgtcagtgatattaaggagatcatacagctgtgtaTAAGACTCATCAGTGACATTAAGGagatcatacagctgtgtaTAAGACTCATCAGTGACATTAAGGagatcatacagctgtgtaTAAGACTCATCAGTGACATTAAGGagatcatacagctgtttataagactcgtcagtgatattaagGAGACCATACAGCTGTGTATAAGACTCGTCAATGACATTAAGGagatcatacagctgtgtaTAAGACTCATCAGTGACATTAAGGagatcatacagctgtgtaTAAGACTCATCAGTGACATTAAGGagatcatacagctgtgtaTAAGACTAGTCAGTGATATTAAGGAGACCATACAGCTGTGTATAAGACTGCT ACCCAAGGACAGAATCCAGTATCGCTCAAAAGGGGCGCTCAACTCAAAAAGGGGCGTTCAACCCAAAAGGGGCGTTCAACCCAAAAGGGGCGTTCAACTCAAAAGGGGCGCTCAACTCAAAAAGGGGCGTTCAACCCAAAAGGGGCGCTCAACTCAAAAAGGGGCGTTCAACTCAAAAAGGGGCGTTCAACCCAAAAGGGGCGTTCAACCCAAAAGGGGCGCTCAACTCAAAAAGGGGCGTTCAACTCAAAAAGGGGCGTTCAACCCAAAAGGGGCGTTCAACCCAAAAGGGGCGTTCAACTCAAAAGGGGCGCTCAACTCAAAAGGGGCGTTCAACCCAAAAGGGGCGTTCAACCCAAAAGGGGCGTTCAACTCAAAAGGGGCGCTCAACTCAAAAAGGGCGTTCAACTGTAAAGGGGCGCTCAACTCAAAAGGGGCGCTCAACTCAAAAGGGGCGCTCAACTCAAAAGGGGCGCTTAACAGAAAAGACATGACCATATCTCAATGTAGTACAGCTTCACTTACTGAAAAACACTCGTGGAACGGACAGATTAAAAAACAAATGAGAAAATTGGTGTTTTTTCCCCTGGGATCAGGGTAG